CAGCGAGCGGGCCGCCACGGGCGCCACGCGCCCCGCCCCCTCCGCGCCGGGACGCGTGTTCCCGAGCGACATCACCGTCAGCGTGTACTCCGGCACCAGCACGCCCTCCGGGCTGCGCACCTCACCCGTGACAGCCACACCCTTGCCGAGCTTCAGCACCACCTTCTCCGCGGCGCAGTCCAGCTCCGTCCCGGCCGTCCCCACGTAGCGGGGATGCGTCGCCCAGGCGGTGCAGCGGGCCACGGGAGGCGCCTCCAGCGAGAACCGTCCCCCCGCGCCCGACAGCGCCTGGTACGTCTCGAAGGGACTCGGGCCGCGCGCCGCCTCCGTGCTCGGCAGCACCACCACCGCCGCGCCCACCAGCGGACGGCCCTCCGGGTCCTCCACCGTGCCGCTCATCCGCCCGGGAGCGCGTGGCAGCGCGAGGTCCACGCCGCCCGCCGTCTGCCCCGCCGTCGTCGTCACCTCGCGCTCCAGCGCGGAGAGCCCGGGACGCCAGCGGCCCCCCGGTGCGAGCACCACGCGCTGCGCACCCTCGCCCAGCGGCGACAGGCGGTAGCGGCCCTCCGCGTCGCTGAGCGCCACCACGGGCGCCACGCCATGCGCCTCCGCCATGGCCGCGACGGGCATCCCCGCCACGGGCTTTCCGTCGCTCCCCACCACCCGGCCCTCCACGGTGGCGGGCGCCGGCAGCGTCAGGCCCGTGGACACCTGCTGCCCCGGCCCCACCGGCTGCGAGGCGGAGCGGACCGCGCCCAGCTTCTCGTGCGCCGCCGCCAGCACCACCTGCCCGGCCGGCACGCCCTCGAAGCGGAAGCGCCCCTGCGCATCCGCGAGCGCGAGCCGCGCCGGCATGCCGGTGTCCGGCCCCGCGACGACGTCCAGGCGCACGCGAGCCCCAGCGGCCGGCGTGCCGCCAGCGGCGGTGACGGAGCCCACCAGCGTGCCACCGGGCTCCAGCCTGAGCTCCGCCGTGGACGGAGCGCCCCGGCCCACCACCATCGGACTCGCGGCGTGCTCACCCCGGGCGCCGAGCGCCTCCAGCCGGTAGGTGCCCTCCAGCAGTCCCTCGAAGCGGAACGCACCCCGGATGTCCGAGCGCGCCACATCGTCGAGGGGCAGCAGCGGATCCGTCGCGCTCAGCCGCACCACCGCGCCCGTCACCGGGCGGCCCAAGGTGTCCTTCACCAGGCCCGTCACCACACGCCCCGGCGAGAGGGCCACGTCGGCCTCCGCCCGCTCGCCAGCCACCACGGCCACGGGCGCGCTCAGCCCCACCTGGTCTTCCCAGCGCACCAGCAACTGCACCTGCCCCGGCTCCAGTTCATCCAGCGCGAAGCTCCCCGTGGCATCGGCGCGCGTCTCGGAGGCCGCGGCCCCACCGACGACCCGGACCCGCGCGCCCTCCGGACGCCGGCCCGCGGTCGCCGTGTGCACACGCCCTCCCAGCCGTGCCGCCGGCCGTGGCTCCACGTCATGCGTGAGGTCGCCCGCCACCACGCGCGCGGCGCGGTCCGGAGCGTGGTCCGAAGCACGCACGAGGACCTCGTACACCCCGGGCCGCACCTGGAGGGCATAGGCCCCGTCGGCGCCCGTCTCCACTTGATGGAGCTCGACGGCCGCGTCGGCGGCCCCCAGCGTCACTGCCTCCACCGTGACGACGGCCCCCGGCAGCGCCGCGCCACCCGCGCCCCGCACCCGGCCCGACAGCACCACCGTGCCCGGCATGAGCGTGAGCTCGGCGCGCGCGGTGGCACCGGAGGCCACC
This DNA window, taken from Pyxidicoccus xibeiensis, encodes the following:
- a CDS encoding carboxypeptidase-like regulatory domain-containing protein produces the protein MLPVLAALLAAGAAWWALRAPVSPGDMPPDAGAAPEAAAGGGDSLDARWALLPSDAAPGQVSGAVRAPDGGSVEGTRVTVARVLAGALRGPRRLPEVRAVGVGAGGAFDVGPLPPGQYAVTASGPSGTAGPQVVEVASGATARAELTLMPGTVVLSGRVRGAGGAALPGAVVTVEAVTLGAADAAVELHQVETGADGAYALQVRPGVYEVLVRASDHAPDRAARVVAGDLTHDVEPRPAARLGGRVHTATAGRRPEGARVRVVGGAAASETRADATGSFALDELEPGQVQLLVRWEDQVGLSAPVAVVAGERAEADVALSPGRVVTGLVKDTLGRPVTGAVVRLSATDPLLPLDDVARSDIRGAFRFEGLLEGTYRLEALGARGEHAASPMVVGRGAPSTAELRLEPGGTLVGSVTAAGGTPAAGARVRLDVVAGPDTGMPARLALADAQGRFRFEGVPAGQVVLAAAHEKLGAVRSASQPVGPGQQVSTGLTLPAPATVEGRVVGSDGKPVAGMPVAAMAEAHGVAPVVALSDAEGRYRLSPLGEGAQRVVLAPGGRWRPGLSALEREVTTTAGQTAGGVDLALPRAPGRMSGTVEDPEGRPLVGAAVVVLPSTEAARGPSPFETYQALSGAGGRFSLEAPPVARCTAWATHPRYVGTAGTELDCAAEKVVLKLGKGVAVTGEVRSPEGVLVPEYTLTVMSLGNTRPGAEGAGRVAPVAARSLRVRAAEGTFELGPFTPGRYVLRASTADGRAGQSLVELSTSGAPQRVRVQLHAAGQER